The sequence below is a genomic window from Haematobia irritans isolate KBUSLIRL chromosome 3, ASM5000362v1, whole genome shotgun sequence.
GTGtttaaaacttatcaaaatggcgAATTCCCCTTGGGCATTAAAACTATGCCTCGTTTTGAGGATAAATCAGAAAAGCCATTGATAAAAGATAAAATCAGACAattggaaaatttggaaaatgaatTGTATGGTGTTGATAGGAAACTTAAGCAACTAACAAAACGAAAGAGAAGGAAACTCTTGAAGTCTTTAAACTATGACGACATCGATGAGAGTAATTATGAGCAAACAATCCAAAAAGCTTTGCCAAAAGATTATTTAATGGAACGgagaaaaaaatcccaaaaggCTTTTATGGCCGCTTGGTTGGAGGAAGAATTGGATGAGTCGGATCTGCGACAGAATATGGCCCAAGAACTTGAAAATGGCACTGGCAAGGAGAATAATGCTGCTAAAGACGATAaagtaaaaaaaccaaaaaaacaaaaaatcgaacgACAGTCTTCTAAGGAAGAAAAGGATGAGCCACAAAAGAAGTTAAAGAAGTTGGATACATCTTTGAAGGAGACCCCAATCGGCGAgtcgaaaacaaataaaaaattaaaaaaatcgaatgaatttgAAGCAGAAGCGACTgccaaaaatacaaaacaaagtgaagatttgaaggcgattgacaAACATACCACAatattggaaagtcaaaaatcgaAAGAACCAAAAATACCAGATCCTAAAGACCAGTTAACACCAAAGTCAAAGCCTAAGgaaccgaaaattttgaaaatttcagatcCTGATGAACAGATGACACCCAAAAATAGCAAAAAGTCGCCGAAATCATTAACGTCAACACCTTTGAATGAATGGGACGAGCCTTTAGCTGATGGTGAGATTGAATATTTCTTGCCTTCACGCAAATTGCAAGTAAAAAAGGCAAACACTGATTTGGTTCTTAATCCACTAGCTAAAAACAAACTCCATAACAATCAATCCACACCCGTGAACGTGAAGAAGATGTCATTCTCCACCACCAATACACCTAGCACCCCGGGTAGCTCTAAACGCGTTAAAATCGCATTAAAGCACAATACTTCGCAAAATCCCGCTGAATATATCCAGCAGATAAAAAGTTCACCGAATATACCCTACGATGCTAAAAAGAAGCCGGGCAAGGGTCTTTTAAAACCTAATGCTATGCCAAGTCCTATCAATccattctataagaaaaaaattggtttaaagttattaaatgatacaatttgatattattgcaAGAAATTATCATTTCTTAAGTAATAAGTTTAATtttagctaaaaaaattgaaagaattaATTGTAGAAATTTAATTAGAGTTGTCGGCAATTATGTAGAGCAACCCATTTGAATTATAAATaatgttaaaataaagacacaaaaaaatagtattttcaaaacttttctaaatttattaacaaaaacatcTGGTTGTTGGTTCGTCTTCGATGTAAggcttattaaatttttcttttatataaaaaaagacaaaagcTGCTAACTATAAAACATAAACCTTAAGATAAATAAAGTCAGTCAAACTCGAACACTGGTTTTCCTTGAGCATCCCAAGTATTTCTACACTTTCGGAAAGCACAAACGAGATACAGAGCTGCAAAAAGGCAAAGAATAAAATGGCATTAGTTTATTATGTTCGGAGCagtatatattgtttttttacttctttCCACTTTATATTGGAACTAATAGTCATTTCCTAATCTCTATTCGCAATACTCAAATTGTGATAGTCTTCCATGCACCTTTGTTTCAGAAACATTCCTAATTCGCTTATTCAGATTATGGAATGCAATTCCATCCAATTATTACAACTTTTCATTAAGTTTGAACTGTTTTACAATAAAACGATTCAAAACTTTAATGGTGGAAATTAACTTTACATTTGTCTCATCACTAATAATAGCACCAAATGCGGTGTTTTTTGTGTTTAGGGAAAGCATAAGCTATTTAAAATATTGTATTCACATtagtttgtaattatttttttaaccaatttgttaCTAGTGTCTTaattttgatgtaatttttttttaacctgttaatatatggtctaagAGGACCATATGTTTGAATTTGAATTGCACCTCAgacttaaaatatattttatattatatttttctacGAAATACAACGCCGTGCTGTCGGCCTTGAACTCGTGACAGTTGTATATCAGGCAAAGAGACATGACACACTTGGGACATGAACTTAGGGATTATCAATCACATCAGTTTCTCCAAGCTGATACAACTACAACAAATTCTCAATGAAAGTCGTACTGATCAATTTATACACTTTGTTGTTATCAGAATCTGTGCCTAGAGAGCTCTTATTTAACATGCTTAAAGCTTactgcatagaaataaatttgtgaaagaATATGTATTCCTCGGAAATTAAATgagaaagaaagaaataaaaatggtaCGTACTTGTCGCCTCCCATTCACTCTTTGATAATGATCCATATGATCGTCCCGTACTGCCCTTAACAGCACGTTTGATATGCTCATATTGCTCATCGTCCCCAACTCGGTTTGCGTATACAGTCTCCAAACCGTTCATACGCTGCAAAAGATTACGGCCTAATAAAGAGTACAATGTTTAGAATTTTTGCATACATTAATAATTATAAAGTTCAcctttttccatattttctcTATAATAGTCTGCAAAAGTTGATTTTCGCTCCAATTTTAAACCATATTTGCGACAGAGTTTCTCAAATGTGGGAAAATGCACTAAGAATTCAGGACAGTCTACAACACcttctaaactaaattgatactTTGCTCCAAAAAATGGAGGAGGATTTGTgtcggaaaaaaattctatattgtACACATCATTGCCAAAGCTTCGACCATCATCCGCAAGTCTTAAACGTTTCATTATTTCATATGCATCGGGAATAGTTGCTATAAAAAAGCCCCCTGGCTGTAAACATTCTGCTGCATTACGAACCATACAATCTGCTTGTGTTAGCGACTCAAACGAATAGTGAAATGCAAATTGACAAGAAACTATATTGAGTTTTAGTGAAGGATCTTTAAATCGCTCTCGCAAACGAACAAGTGTTGAGTCGCATGCGAAAAATTCGGCAGTAAATTTGTGTGCAAATTTAGTTCTTTCAGCTCTTCTGCGAATGTCTTCATATCGTTTTCTGCATTGCTCCACAGAAACTTCAGCTATATCGGTGCAAATTATATGTGTTATAAGGGCCTTCTCCCACTTGAGAAGATCACCGCCCTTGCCACAGCCAATGTCCAAAACACGCATGGGGTCACCCATCCGCTGTGAGCTTTTCACTAGATCTACATATTCTTTTATTAGTTGGGATTTGATCCAGTTATTGAAGTTACGCATGTGGAAAATCCTGGATTTGACTCTCTCCCTCCTTCCCGACTCCTTCAATTCATTGTAATGTGATGCTACAACCCGCATATTACTATCAGCGTTAGTAGTTTCCGATTCTATATCCTCATCTTCTTTCCAAGCGAATTCATCATCTTCGTTCGTTGTATATGCCGCCGCGTCTTGTTGCGGCACCTTTTGGTGTTCTACCGATTCATGCATATCTGGTCCGCCATCATCGCTACTGCTGCTGTCTTCTAGACGGGAAGTTTGAAATTCATGCTCCACTTCACTCATTTTACAtgcaattatttaaataaattaaattgaaataaacattgAATAAAACTTTcgcttctataaaatttatgtcgatagaaaactTCGAAGCCGATATCTGAGTATACGTCGTTGACAGAATAAGAAACCGAATCGATAATACAACAAACAAATTAAACTACAGGGTAGCACTAAGATATAAAAACTAGTCGGTTGCAATCATTATGGATAGAAAAACAGCATCCCAATACATCGAACTATCAGTTTGTTTTTCTGGAAATTGTCGGTACAAGTTAACCATATTTGTGTATATTTATTAACCATGTTCGCAATTCGACCActacaatataaaaataattttgtaataatacgCAAGAGCATTGACCCAGTCCAAACTAATTTATAACAATTAATTTAttgggagccacagtggtgcaatgtttaCCATATCcgtcttgcatgccaagggtcatggGTGTAATCTCAAATTCGgctgaacaccaaaaatttgtcAGCGTTGTTTCCCTCCCAATAGTGTTGGTGACTttcctgagtgtttcaaagcttctacgGTAAGTTGCCTCACCTTTTCATAGACGCCGTTTGTACTCGTCTATGAAAAGGAAGGACCTCCGTTGAGCTAAACGTTGAATCTCACATCACTCATTGATAAAATATATGCTCaccaccagagaatgaagccgccgggtcacgccgccgattttagccgccgccgactagTTTTTACCAGTCGAAGCCATCGCCGAATTTGTCGACTCAaagttagccgccaattaatcaaaaatattgatttgaatcagaaaaaattattaataatggttgcattttttgtcaaaatgtttaactttccacccaaaatccgtcagtatcaagttgctataatcgtgtctgttctggtacacacatgtacaaTTTTCGTATGGTGTCACACTTAAAAGGTGTTCTGGCCAACACTATACACCGTTATAGACCTGGaaaatgtacacgaacatttcttttgtgtaggcttagtgtacagccatcgtatgcaaagttagaagtttttataacaaataaataacagaatctgaaactttaatatgttttttttataaatatttgcaaattttattgggaaagtcacttatatatggcagaaaccacgattttaaaaatccatctaaaatttgaaccgaaatttcctctgattggtgtataaattttgggtttgttttaatcagctgattttcagtgtgttcgaaagtataatgttgccacaatttttaaaagttaacacaaaaaagttttaagcaaaattatctttgatttttgtgaatactatccgctttcctaaacaaatcaaaggtctttttgaaaatataaggtaattaaattataacttttacaaaatcaatgggctaagaaaagtgaattttaccaaatttattgcatgaaaaatatggcatcttcaattctgcaaagtgttcttggtgcacaaatcactgagcaaattaaaaaaaactagcgCCGCCACCATCTTTCTGCAAATGGAGGCcgccacgatagaaaatttgtttgcaatattattgtaaatatttaagcaatacaaatgagaaaaaccttaacagaatagttaattatgcccactataataaaatttcctttaatgtatggatgttaaaaactgtttgaccaaaaccaaaaaaaaaacttctccgccgtcaaaaactaaaacgagaacgacacggcgatcgtttgttcatgagtaacattgaggagggatagaaaaaaaaaacaaatcaaaacaaagGTAGAAATCGCATTCTTATTTGTTCTTGATAAATTGCTCTTGTCCTTACATTAGTCACTCCTAACAAAAATCCGGCAGGCATTTTATGGCTTTGAATTACgcattacatttaattttttatgtttataccggcaaaatatgttttgtttataatttctatctgcaaataatatggcttgcagaaaaaatcagctgtcacatttttcgattaaaagtccgaaaaaagagttcacacgtgtgactcagaacaactaactttgtgtgtggtgtgtagAAAGTGTATAGTGTGGTGCACAATGCGGTGTGAGCCAGAACAGACatgaataattttgcaaaaatttggctcagaacatttgaattatgtgtaaatgtgattgtaagttaagttgtacaactaatctcattacttcGGATAAcaccaaattgattttattatggataattgtccgccgtcgataagacaaatttatatcggcttagccatctagccgccgccgccggaggcaaaaaattagtattagccgccaccgacaaaaatgggtcggcttcattctctgctcaccacttgtggtatcataatggactgaatactttAAATAGcctaaaataacgggctgccactatacctaacctaacctatgggaaacttggtacttgttttgttttaaaagaGATATAAATTactataatttaaaataaagtatctaAAGGAACCGTTAAAAATGGCTATTTTAACCGACTAACGTCCATTTTCATTTAGCTCCgttttaaggtaagtactatgttcgcttttcgcgttgaaattttcgcggttactttattaaaacagttcaatataaatcagataaattaactcaatttatgcacagtttcttgttcctctagatttcggcaagactttacaggaataagtttgttttaatttataattttgattatttaaggaaaagtaatcgcgaaaataaagtggttttcaactcgaaagaggaacatagtacacacctttaATTGCtatttaacagaaagtaaattgcagatATATTCTATCCCGGTTaagttaaactaaaattttttttccagttaagggctgccaaaaaaatttcaagaaaaatcgtcacatttttccaaaaaaatcgtcataatcggcacatTAAtcttaaaaatcgtaaaaaatcgggaatttaaataatattaatataaaacatatgttttgtttaaaaacaaaactattcaTTTCATATTaagttcttataaaaataacatttaccaaaaaaacatttttatgcaatgctatgtaattcaaaaccaaaaaatataaaaatttatttttctcaaatataactactaattcagtaacatttttattatttctatagtttgtcAGATAGTTATTTCTgtatatgaaatgaaatgaaaactgTCTCTTTCCATTTCTCTTTTGTTGGATTTTTGGGGTAAACAAATGAATTCcattaaacatttttgacggagctaatatcgtcattttcgagTCAAAAATCGGAAATCgccatttgctattttttgtgtcaaaaaatcgtcaaaatgccgataaattgtcaaaattggcaGCCTTGGATGACAGAGAAGTCATAAAGCTgcttaaggttgagttacataccatgctgttttcttttagcactggataccctaagccgtgaaggactaaaagaaaacagagtactcgtttatccaggacatctccaaaaatatgcaacactgtcattagctgtttaaaaacaatcacagaaaagaagtgaaatcttgcatttttaatgtatgaaatgctccaattagtaataaatatttactgctgcgattatttatgacagtaTACCATtttgaattacatgtttttcgataaattagtcacaataaagtgctattgtgaatcgatgaagcgtcactttatcaaaacacaatctggcaagatcggcgcgacttgcactgatgagatgttctggatagaacaccagtgcaacgatgttctggatagcccatacaaatgttgtatccagtgcaaaaagaaaacagccctaccgTTGCTTTCGAAGAGATATTTtaactcttcaatcaacggacgcattaacgcatagtatgtaactcaacctttagaATTagataacggagctacatgaaaatgggggtaattcATATTAGAAATATATGAATCTACCCAATCTACCCACGTTGAAAAAATAGCAAAGGCTTAGTTATTATTTGGGCCATTCCTTCCAAGTTATGTCCGATTTTTGAATAATTGCATCTTTATTCTTATTTTCCACTTGCAATTTTGGTTTCCACTAATTATATACGGATTTTGTACTGGCCTTgagatttaaaactaaaattaaaaacgtatatttataatttattttattaaagcttAAGCTAATTGTACAATTTCCTGATCGACCTTCTGTAAGTGGACTGTATGTAATTTAGTGCAGCTCAGGAAACGTAAAAGTTGTCAAGAAAGAAacaagaaagaaataaaagaatGACAGGTTTCAGATTTCATGTAATGTACAATTTATTGGTGTGTTGAGCTGCTTACCGGCTGGAGGACAGAATTCAAAGTGACCGAGTATAGTCATGTAAGCTGACAATTAACCATTAGAGAGAGTATTAAAAAAAAGGAGTTAAGAAGAAAGTTGAAGCGAGACAAATaggcttataaagggtgattcttttgaggttaggattttcatgcattagtatttgacagatcacgtgggatttcagacatggtgtcaaagaggaagatgctcagtatgctttgacatttcatcatgaatagacttacgatctgccacaacgtcgaattttcagtgaatgggccctagaaaagttggcagaaaatccgcttttttatcgacaaattttgttcagcgatgaggctcatttctggttgaatggctacgtaaataagcaaaattgccgcatttggagtgaagagcaaccagaagccgttcaagaactgcccatgcatcccgaaaaatgcactgtttggtgtggtttgtacgctggtggaatcattggaccgtattttttcaaagatgctgttggacgcaacgttacggtgaatggcgatcgctatcgttcgatgctaacaaactttttgttgccaaaaatggaagaactgaacttggttgacatgtggtttcaacaagatggcgctacatgccacacagctcgcgattctatggccattttgagggaaaacttcggagaacaattcatctcaagaaatggaccggtaagttggccaccaagatcatgcgatttgacgcctttagactattttttgtggggctacgtcaagtctaaagtctacagaaataagccagcaactattccagctttggaagacaacatttccgaagaaattcgggctattccggccgaaatgctcgaaaaagttgcccaaaattggactttccgaatggaccacctaagacgcagccgcggtcaacatttaaattaaattatcttcaaaaagtaaatgtcatggaccaatctaacgtttcaaataaagaaccgatgagattttgcaaattttatgcgtttttttttaaaaaaaaaagttatcaagctcttaacaaatcaccctttagtactgttacgtttttatatttaggcgtttttaattacccgacaactaaaacacagttcttttaaataacgacaatctacaatttatttactatgacttcacactttacaattcgttcacactgaagttattcgtttgacgctttaattaagactgactcgttagcagcatgcgagcgcttttatatatgacggtgtggcaatacgagaacattctggtagcactacaatattctggcaacgccagaacattcttagacaatgctagaaggatctacgaccattaagttattcgtctggtggctgccaaacacatacacactcacatagatatatgctcgcattactacaacaacaatgacaatagacaatgagatgaaatgagaatgcagaataacaaagcaaaggggttgctattctatgagagagtaagaactaacatttcggtaagcaaacaaaataacataaaagaaattcaggaaaatactagaaaatgaatagatgattccaacaagtgatagcaaaattttatcgttacaatttgaaattttaaattaacggaatttaagtaaacttatatctataattatcaaattcgtaacactgcctcccgcttaagcctgttcgtcccgaacaggcacagaacctgttccgtaaggagccaatcgttccagatgtacaactttcatctttgatctagggctgtcgtccttctgaatccggtatacaacatcattgatcttcttgatgactttgtatgggccttcccactgtgtttgcagtttaggacacaatcctttctttcgttgcgggttaaacagcagaaccaattcttcttcttggaagccctcagtatttacagcacgatcgtatctcgccttcattctgttgctgaccatttttattttgttgcgcactgattcgtgaacttcaccgaaagtgtttgggatgtcgtttctgtttttttccatggcgagctcattaggtttagcgccgaatatcagatctccaggcaacttcaactcagttccgaatagaacattggccggtgttcgagaggtggaatcatgaatggcagatctatacgacagcaaaaactttggtatatgctcgtcccagtccctctggccgttgtccactacttttcgaagatgttcctccagagtgcgattaaacctttctaccatgccatcggattgtggatgtaatggtgtagtcctcgttttcttgataccaagggattcacacatctctttgaatatggccgattcaaaatttcttccctggtctgagtgaatctcggacggcacaccgtagcgacatatccagtttttgttgacaacatccacaatcgtttttgcctcttggtttggaattgcatacacctccggccatttgctgaagtaatccatgaccacaaggacataacggtttccagaatcacttactgggaaagggcctgccacgtccattgctattctttcaaacggggctcctggtctatattcttgcataggacctcgacttttccttgttggacctttcgccttcatgcacttctcgcaattggctacccattcagcaattgatttctggcatccaacccagtagaatcgttgcttcactttctcggctgttttggttattcccagatgacctccactgggaccattatggaactccgccaaaacttctcttattttggaatccggcacgatgatcaaatttcggctgctcttgccatcttcgctttcccatttacgttgcagggatccattgactagaactaaactatcccattgagcccagtatgctttcataagtggactttcggctgcgatgtctttcttgctgggtttcttgttctcttcctttgccgaaataattttgttcaaaatgggatctttacgctgttctgctgGCCAGTCCaccccagattcgatgtgtaacagccgaatatcaacaatctcctccttatgttcagctttcgagcagtgcttgcattctatactgcaaggtcgacgtgacaaagcgtcagcgttaccgtgttttccaccttttctatgctcgatactgaaatcatagctttggagcctctcgatccaacgtgccagttgagcttccggattcttgaattggagcaaccatcgtagagctgagtgatcagtcctgagcaagaagtgttgtccatacaaatatttatgataatgttttacaccctctatgacggctagcagctctcgtcgcgttacacagtagttcttttcgggcttggacaacgttcggctgaaatatccgatgaccttctccttgccgtctatctgttgggatagcacacctccaataccatgcgcgctagcatctgtatccaaaacaaatttttcgcccggaataggatacgctagaacaggagctgaacataaaagttcttttaaatgttggaatgaatcctcctgttcgtcgctccactggaacttctgacctttttgcgtcaatttatggagactagcggcgatgctggcgaagtttgggacgaatcgtcggtaatatgtacataacccaaggaaacttcttaattcgtggagatttcggagtcgtggccaatctctgacagcttggattttgtcttcatcggtggatatgccctctgcagtcacatgatgacccaggtatttcacttcccgctggaaaagggagcatttctttgcgttaaggcgtagaccagcggctgacaattgctggataacgtctttcaagttcttaaggtgctcgtcaaatgttttgcccatcactatgatgtcgtccaagtatatcaagcacgacttccagtgcaaccccttcagtacccgctccatcaatctttcgaaggtagccggagcgttgcagagcccgaacggcattacattgaattgccagagaccgccattaacgccaaaagccatcttttccttgtctttctcggcgatctctacttgccaatatccactctgcaaatcaagcgtagaaaaccatgttgttccggctagtgtgtccaacgtgtcatcaatgcgtggaagcggataactgtcctttttggtgacatcattcagttttctgtagtccacgcagaatcgggtacttccatctttctttttgaccagcacaactggggaacaccaaggacttgatgatggctcgatcactccactctccgccatttcctttatgagcttttgaacttcgtctctttttgccaggggaacacttcgtggtgcctgttttatgggcctttcttctgcggttttaatttcatgtttcactacagatgttcttccttgatttcccttttcagaagcaaaagctgAGGCGTTTTTCcgcaacaattgcttggctttatttctctctgacggcgatagatgacgtgtccaagcctcaaaatacccttctagatgttttctcactgctccatgtgtctttgatgagttgccttccaaattgactattgcctcggctggtgtacattttccaatatcagaaaattttgcaatttgctcatgattgtcagacatgttcaagacacgaactgg
It includes:
- the Nnp-1 gene encoding ribosomal RNA processing protein 1 homolog Nnp-1, with translation MVVMAPVKKPKRDANVNKKELLELDNEEPNEQNIDGEEEEISEEIRIIAQEVKIVKSLACNDLVKRNKQMKKLRKWLQLRAQSSFPFKQEDFLRIWKGLYYNMWYSDKPLVQEELAEQLAKLLECFEGNLEQSVNFFGAFLETMCIQWFGIDQWRIDKFLMLTRRMLRYMFKILKANEWSPEAVEVFNTHATESVLSEDITAKGLTMHYLDIFFEELAKVSEGKISSEQVALFVKPFVTFTTSQKDFQLISHCRSRVFYHLLYQSDLGREYSEKYNAWKDMGFPTKNINDLEKCEESENDDDSGEQEDHNGDECSDGNVTTDLDPRAGNVDVFMPVLPLDAQPIVKDLEDFLYKTECPTKRRKMLRKLLDVFKTYQNGEFPLGIKTMPRFEDKSEKPLIKDKIRQLENLENELYGVDRKLKQLTKRKRRKLLKSLNYDDIDESNYEQTIQKALPKDYLMERRKKSQKAFMAAWLEEELDESDLRQNMAQELENGTGKENNAAKDDKVKKPKKQKIERQSSKEEKDEPQKKLKKLDTSLKETPIGESKTNKKLKKSNEFEAEATAKNTKQSEDLKAIDKHTTILESQKSKEPKIPDPKDQLTPKSKPKEPKILKISDPDEQMTPKNSKKSPKSLTSTPLNEWDEPLADGEIEYFLPSRKLQVKKANTDLVLNPLAKNKLHNNQSTPVNVKKMSFSTTNTPSTPGSSKRVKIALKHNTSQNPAEYIQQIKSSPNIPYDAKKKPGKGLLKPNAMPSPINPFYKKKIGLKLLNDTI
- the Rnmt gene encoding RNA guanine-7 methyltransferase: MSEVEHEFQTSRLEDSSSSDDGGPDMHESVEHQKVPQQDAAAYTTNEDDEFAWKEDEDIESETTNADSNMRVVASHYNELKESGRRERVKSRIFHMRNFNNWIKSQLIKEYVDLVKSSQRMGDPMRVLDIGCGKGGDLLKWEKALITHIICTDIAEVSVEQCRKRYEDIRRRAERTKFAHKFTAEFFACDSTLVRLRERFKDPSLKLNIVSCQFAFHYSFESLTQADCMVRNAAECLQPGGFFIATIPDAYEIMKRLRLADDGRSFGNDVYNIEFFSDTNPPPFFGAKYQFSLEGVVDCPEFLVHFPTFEKLCRKYGLKLERKSTFADYYRENMEKGRNLLQRMNGLETVYANRVGDDEQYEHIKRAVKGSTGRSYGSLSKSEWEATTLYLVCAFRKCRNTWDAQGKPVFEFD